Proteins from one Plodia interpunctella isolate USDA-ARS_2022_Savannah chromosome 7, ilPloInte3.2, whole genome shotgun sequence genomic window:
- the Amph gene encoding myc box-dependent-interacting protein 1 isoform X2 produces MAESKGALIAKSVQKHAGRAKEKFLQNLGKVDRTLDDIFEEHLQNFNRQHQQAMRLQKEFNNYIRCIRAVQTASKSLMEAITEVYESGWSGHDLLYVQAQNMEMLWQDFSHKLGDQVLIPLNTYTNQFPEVRKKVEKRGRKLVDYDSQRHSFQNLQANAAKRRDDVKVTKGREQLEEAKRTYEVLNSELHDELPALYDSRVLFYVNNLQTLFSAEQLFHSESSKVFLELEAITDKLATDCQRGGYKKPALNNTAHNNNLPLNGNGGANAVQPAASPALNGNSRPSPPPDSLPPASPDDVTPSDSPTKDKPEEKDEIKEETPVIPATLAVAPSAPARHAENDKEKETNGDASDKKVEELYDIPVGSPVPPEKPHGEEKKQIDVELGSEKERKDSHSEQRDEVYDIPVGATLSGLPAGTLYRVRATYRYTREDSDELSFDVGDVIRVVEYDDPEEQEEGWLMGIKESTNEKGMFPANFTRPI; encoded by the exons TTCCTCCAAAACCTGGGGAAGGTGGACCGCACGCTGGACGACATCTTCGAGGAACACCTACAGAACTTCAACCGGCAGCACCAGCAAGCGATGCGGCTACAGAAAGAGTTCAACAACTACATCAGGTGTATACGAG CTGTCCAGACAGCGTCCAAATCCCTGATGGAGGCGATCACCGAAGTGTACGAGAGCGGGTGGTCGGGCCACGACCTGCTGTATGTGCAGGCGCAGAACATGGAGATGTTGTGGCAGGACTTCTCGCACAAGCTCGGGGACCAGGTGCTGATCCCGCTGAACACCTACACGAACCAGTTCCCGGAGGTCAGG aaaaaagtAGAGAAACGAGGTCGAAAATTGGTGGACTACGACAGCCAAAGGCATAGCTTCCAGAATCTTCAGGCCAACGCGGCCAAAAGACGAGATGACGTCAAG GTGACAAAAGGTCGCGAACAGCTAGAAGAGGCTAAACGCACGTACGAAGTGCTCAACTCGGAACTCCACGACGAGCTGCCCGCGCTCTACGACTCGCGAGTTCTGTTCTACGTCAACAATCTGCAGACTCTGTTCAGCGCTGAACAACTGTTCCACTCTGAGAGCTCCAAG GTGTTCCTGGAGCTGGAGGCGATCACGGACAAGCTGGCGACGGACTGCCAGCGCGGCGGCTACAAGAAGCCCGCGCTCAACAACACGGCGCACAACAACAACCTGCCGCTCAACGGCAACGGCGGCGCCAACGCGGTGCAGC CGGCCGCCTCGCCGGCTCTGAACGGGAACTCGCGGCCCTCCCCTCCCCCCGACAGCCTCCCCCCCGCATCGCCCGATGACGTCACCCCTTCAGACTCGCCCACGAAGGATAAACCCGAAGAGAAAGATGAAATAAAGGAAGAAACTCCCGTAATCCCCGCCACGTTGGCGGTGGCGCCATCTGCACCCGCGAGGCACGCGGAAAATGATAAGGAAAAAGAAACTAACGGAGACGCCAGCGATAAGAAGGTGGAGGAACTATACGACATACCTGTAG GATCGCCGGTGCCTCCTGAAAAACCGCATGGAGAAGAAAAGAAACAGATAGATGTAGAACTGGGAAGTGAGAAAGAGAGGAAAGATAGTCACAGTGAACAAAGGGATGAGGTTTACGACATTCCTGTCG GCGCGACGCTGTCGGGGCTGCCGGCCGGCACGCTGTACCGCGTGCGCGCCACATACCGCTACACGCGCGAGGACTCCGACGAGCTCAGCTTCGACGTCGGCGACGTCATCCGCGTCGTCGAGTACGACGACCCCGAGGAACAG GAGGAAGGCTGGCTAATGGGCATCAAAGAGTCGACCAATGAGAAAGGCATGTTCCCCGCGAACTTCACGCGGCCGATATGA
- the Amph gene encoding myc box-dependent-interacting protein 1 isoform X1, with amino-acid sequence MAESKGALIAKSVQKHAGRAKEKFLQNLGKVDRTLDDIFEEHLQNFNRQHQQAMRLQKEFNNYIRCIRAVQTASKSLMEAITEVYESGWSGHDLLYVQAQNMEMLWQDFSHKLGDQVLIPLNTYTNQFPEVRKKVEKRGRKLVDYDSQRHSFQNLQANAAKRRDDVKVTKGREQLEEAKRTYEVLNSELHDELPALYDSRVLFYVNNLQTLFSAEQLFHSESSKVFLELEAITDKLATDCQRGGYKKPALNNTAHNNNLPLNGNGGANAVQPAASPALNGNSRPSPPPDSLPPASPDDVTPSDSPTKDKPEEKDEIKEETPVIPATLAVAPSAPARHAENDKEKETNGDASDKKVEELYDIPVADNCEILSGSPVPPEKPHGEEKKQIDVELGSEKERKDSHSEQRDEVYDIPVGATLSGLPAGTLYRVRATYRYTREDSDELSFDVGDVIRVVEYDDPEEQEEGWLMGIKESTNEKGMFPANFTRPI; translated from the exons TTCCTCCAAAACCTGGGGAAGGTGGACCGCACGCTGGACGACATCTTCGAGGAACACCTACAGAACTTCAACCGGCAGCACCAGCAAGCGATGCGGCTACAGAAAGAGTTCAACAACTACATCAGGTGTATACGAG CTGTCCAGACAGCGTCCAAATCCCTGATGGAGGCGATCACCGAAGTGTACGAGAGCGGGTGGTCGGGCCACGACCTGCTGTATGTGCAGGCGCAGAACATGGAGATGTTGTGGCAGGACTTCTCGCACAAGCTCGGGGACCAGGTGCTGATCCCGCTGAACACCTACACGAACCAGTTCCCGGAGGTCAGG aaaaaagtAGAGAAACGAGGTCGAAAATTGGTGGACTACGACAGCCAAAGGCATAGCTTCCAGAATCTTCAGGCCAACGCGGCCAAAAGACGAGATGACGTCAAG GTGACAAAAGGTCGCGAACAGCTAGAAGAGGCTAAACGCACGTACGAAGTGCTCAACTCGGAACTCCACGACGAGCTGCCCGCGCTCTACGACTCGCGAGTTCTGTTCTACGTCAACAATCTGCAGACTCTGTTCAGCGCTGAACAACTGTTCCACTCTGAGAGCTCCAAG GTGTTCCTGGAGCTGGAGGCGATCACGGACAAGCTGGCGACGGACTGCCAGCGCGGCGGCTACAAGAAGCCCGCGCTCAACAACACGGCGCACAACAACAACCTGCCGCTCAACGGCAACGGCGGCGCCAACGCGGTGCAGC CGGCCGCCTCGCCGGCTCTGAACGGGAACTCGCGGCCCTCCCCTCCCCCCGACAGCCTCCCCCCCGCATCGCCCGATGACGTCACCCCTTCAGACTCGCCCACGAAGGATAAACCCGAAGAGAAAGATGAAATAAAGGAAGAAACTCCCGTAATCCCCGCCACGTTGGCGGTGGCGCCATCTGCACCCGCGAGGCACGCGGAAAATGATAAGGAAAAAGAAACTAACGGAGACGCCAGCGATAAGAAGGTGGAGGAACTATACGACATACCTGTAG CGGACAACTGCGAAATTCTCTCAGGATCGCCGGTGCCTCCTGAAAAACCGCATGGAGAAGAAAAGAAACAGATAGATGTAGAACTGGGAAGTGAGAAAGAGAGGAAAGATAGTCACAGTGAACAAAGGGATGAGGTTTACGACATTCCTGTCG GCGCGACGCTGTCGGGGCTGCCGGCCGGCACGCTGTACCGCGTGCGCGCCACATACCGCTACACGCGCGAGGACTCCGACGAGCTCAGCTTCGACGTCGGCGACGTCATCCGCGTCGTCGAGTACGACGACCCCGAGGAACAG GAGGAAGGCTGGCTAATGGGCATCAAAGAGTCGACCAATGAGAAAGGCATGTTCCCCGCGAACTTCACGCGGCCGATATGA
- the Amph gene encoding myc box-dependent-interacting protein 1 isoform X3, which translates to MAESKGALIAKSVQKHAGRAKEKFLQNLGKVDRTLDDIFEEHLQNFNRQHQQAMRLQKEFNNYIRCIRAVQTASKSLMEAITEVYESGWSGHDLLYVQAQNMEMLWQDFSHKLGDQVLIPLNTYTNQFPEVRKKVEKRGRKLVDYDSQRHSFQNLQANAAKRRDDVKVTKGREQLEEAKRTYEVLNSELHDELPALYDSRVLFYVNNLQTLFSAEQLFHSESSKVFLELEAITDKLATDCQRGGYKKPALNNTAHNNNLPLNGNGGANAVQPAASPALNGNSRPSPPPDSLPPASPDDVTPSDSPTKDKPEEKDEIKEETPVIPATLAVAPSAPARHAENDKEKETNGDASDKKVEELYDIPVGATLSGLPAGTLYRVRATYRYTREDSDELSFDVGDVIRVVEYDDPEEQEEGWLMGIKESTNEKGMFPANFTRPI; encoded by the exons TTCCTCCAAAACCTGGGGAAGGTGGACCGCACGCTGGACGACATCTTCGAGGAACACCTACAGAACTTCAACCGGCAGCACCAGCAAGCGATGCGGCTACAGAAAGAGTTCAACAACTACATCAGGTGTATACGAG CTGTCCAGACAGCGTCCAAATCCCTGATGGAGGCGATCACCGAAGTGTACGAGAGCGGGTGGTCGGGCCACGACCTGCTGTATGTGCAGGCGCAGAACATGGAGATGTTGTGGCAGGACTTCTCGCACAAGCTCGGGGACCAGGTGCTGATCCCGCTGAACACCTACACGAACCAGTTCCCGGAGGTCAGG aaaaaagtAGAGAAACGAGGTCGAAAATTGGTGGACTACGACAGCCAAAGGCATAGCTTCCAGAATCTTCAGGCCAACGCGGCCAAAAGACGAGATGACGTCAAG GTGACAAAAGGTCGCGAACAGCTAGAAGAGGCTAAACGCACGTACGAAGTGCTCAACTCGGAACTCCACGACGAGCTGCCCGCGCTCTACGACTCGCGAGTTCTGTTCTACGTCAACAATCTGCAGACTCTGTTCAGCGCTGAACAACTGTTCCACTCTGAGAGCTCCAAG GTGTTCCTGGAGCTGGAGGCGATCACGGACAAGCTGGCGACGGACTGCCAGCGCGGCGGCTACAAGAAGCCCGCGCTCAACAACACGGCGCACAACAACAACCTGCCGCTCAACGGCAACGGCGGCGCCAACGCGGTGCAGC CGGCCGCCTCGCCGGCTCTGAACGGGAACTCGCGGCCCTCCCCTCCCCCCGACAGCCTCCCCCCCGCATCGCCCGATGACGTCACCCCTTCAGACTCGCCCACGAAGGATAAACCCGAAGAGAAAGATGAAATAAAGGAAGAAACTCCCGTAATCCCCGCCACGTTGGCGGTGGCGCCATCTGCACCCGCGAGGCACGCGGAAAATGATAAGGAAAAAGAAACTAACGGAGACGCCAGCGATAAGAAGGTGGAGGAACTATACGACATACCTGTAG GCGCGACGCTGTCGGGGCTGCCGGCCGGCACGCTGTACCGCGTGCGCGCCACATACCGCTACACGCGCGAGGACTCCGACGAGCTCAGCTTCGACGTCGGCGACGTCATCCGCGTCGTCGAGTACGACGACCCCGAGGAACAG GAGGAAGGCTGGCTAATGGGCATCAAAGAGTCGACCAATGAGAAAGGCATGTTCCCCGCGAACTTCACGCGGCCGATATGA
- the Amph gene encoding myc box-dependent-interacting protein 1 isoform X4, which yields MAESKGALIAKSVQKHAGRAKEKFLQNLGKVDRTLDDIFEEHLQNFNRQHQQAMRLQKEFNNYIRCIRAVQTASKSLMEAITEVYESGWSGHDLLYVQAQNMEMLWQDFSHKLGDQVLIPLNTYTNQFPEVRKKVEKRGRKLVDYDSQRHSFQNLQANAAKRRDDVKVTKGREQLEEAKRTYEVLNSELHDELPALYDSRVLFYVNNLQTLFSAEQLFHSESSKVFLELEAITDKLATDCQRGGYKKPALNNTAHNNNLPLNGNGGANAVQPDNCEILSGSPVPPEKPHGEEKKQIDVELGSEKERKDSHSEQRDEVYDIPVGATLSGLPAGTLYRVRATYRYTREDSDELSFDVGDVIRVVEYDDPEEQEEGWLMGIKESTNEKGMFPANFTRPI from the exons TTCCTCCAAAACCTGGGGAAGGTGGACCGCACGCTGGACGACATCTTCGAGGAACACCTACAGAACTTCAACCGGCAGCACCAGCAAGCGATGCGGCTACAGAAAGAGTTCAACAACTACATCAGGTGTATACGAG CTGTCCAGACAGCGTCCAAATCCCTGATGGAGGCGATCACCGAAGTGTACGAGAGCGGGTGGTCGGGCCACGACCTGCTGTATGTGCAGGCGCAGAACATGGAGATGTTGTGGCAGGACTTCTCGCACAAGCTCGGGGACCAGGTGCTGATCCCGCTGAACACCTACACGAACCAGTTCCCGGAGGTCAGG aaaaaagtAGAGAAACGAGGTCGAAAATTGGTGGACTACGACAGCCAAAGGCATAGCTTCCAGAATCTTCAGGCCAACGCGGCCAAAAGACGAGATGACGTCAAG GTGACAAAAGGTCGCGAACAGCTAGAAGAGGCTAAACGCACGTACGAAGTGCTCAACTCGGAACTCCACGACGAGCTGCCCGCGCTCTACGACTCGCGAGTTCTGTTCTACGTCAACAATCTGCAGACTCTGTTCAGCGCTGAACAACTGTTCCACTCTGAGAGCTCCAAG GTGTTCCTGGAGCTGGAGGCGATCACGGACAAGCTGGCGACGGACTGCCAGCGCGGCGGCTACAAGAAGCCCGCGCTCAACAACACGGCGCACAACAACAACCTGCCGCTCAACGGCAACGGCGGCGCCAACGCGGTGCAGC CGGACAACTGCGAAATTCTCTCAGGATCGCCGGTGCCTCCTGAAAAACCGCATGGAGAAGAAAAGAAACAGATAGATGTAGAACTGGGAAGTGAGAAAGAGAGGAAAGATAGTCACAGTGAACAAAGGGATGAGGTTTACGACATTCCTGTCG GCGCGACGCTGTCGGGGCTGCCGGCCGGCACGCTGTACCGCGTGCGCGCCACATACCGCTACACGCGCGAGGACTCCGACGAGCTCAGCTTCGACGTCGGCGACGTCATCCGCGTCGTCGAGTACGACGACCCCGAGGAACAG GAGGAAGGCTGGCTAATGGGCATCAAAGAGTCGACCAATGAGAAAGGCATGTTCCCCGCGAACTTCACGCGGCCGATATGA
- the Amph gene encoding myc box-dependent-interacting protein 1 isoform X5, translating into MAESKGALIAKSVQKHAGRAKEKFLQNLGKVDRTLDDIFEEHLQNFNRQHQQAMRLQKEFNNYIRCIRAVQTASKSLMEAITEVYESGWSGHDLLYVQAQNMEMLWQDFSHKLGDQVLIPLNTYTNQFPEVRKKVEKRGRKLVDYDSQRHSFQNLQANAAKRRDDVKVTKGREQLEEAKRTYEVLNSELHDELPALYDSRVLFYVNNLQTLFSAEQLFHSESSKVFLELEAITDKLATDCQRGGYKKPALNNTAHNNNLPLNGNGGANAVQRSPVPPEKPHGEEKKQIDVELGSEKERKDSHSEQRDEVYDIPVGATLSGLPAGTLYRVRATYRYTREDSDELSFDVGDVIRVVEYDDPEEQEEGWLMGIKESTNEKGMFPANFTRPI; encoded by the exons TTCCTCCAAAACCTGGGGAAGGTGGACCGCACGCTGGACGACATCTTCGAGGAACACCTACAGAACTTCAACCGGCAGCACCAGCAAGCGATGCGGCTACAGAAAGAGTTCAACAACTACATCAGGTGTATACGAG CTGTCCAGACAGCGTCCAAATCCCTGATGGAGGCGATCACCGAAGTGTACGAGAGCGGGTGGTCGGGCCACGACCTGCTGTATGTGCAGGCGCAGAACATGGAGATGTTGTGGCAGGACTTCTCGCACAAGCTCGGGGACCAGGTGCTGATCCCGCTGAACACCTACACGAACCAGTTCCCGGAGGTCAGG aaaaaagtAGAGAAACGAGGTCGAAAATTGGTGGACTACGACAGCCAAAGGCATAGCTTCCAGAATCTTCAGGCCAACGCGGCCAAAAGACGAGATGACGTCAAG GTGACAAAAGGTCGCGAACAGCTAGAAGAGGCTAAACGCACGTACGAAGTGCTCAACTCGGAACTCCACGACGAGCTGCCCGCGCTCTACGACTCGCGAGTTCTGTTCTACGTCAACAATCTGCAGACTCTGTTCAGCGCTGAACAACTGTTCCACTCTGAGAGCTCCAAG GTGTTCCTGGAGCTGGAGGCGATCACGGACAAGCTGGCGACGGACTGCCAGCGCGGCGGCTACAAGAAGCCCGCGCTCAACAACACGGCGCACAACAACAACCTGCCGCTCAACGGCAACGGCGGCGCCAACGCGGTGCAGC GATCGCCGGTGCCTCCTGAAAAACCGCATGGAGAAGAAAAGAAACAGATAGATGTAGAACTGGGAAGTGAGAAAGAGAGGAAAGATAGTCACAGTGAACAAAGGGATGAGGTTTACGACATTCCTGTCG GCGCGACGCTGTCGGGGCTGCCGGCCGGCACGCTGTACCGCGTGCGCGCCACATACCGCTACACGCGCGAGGACTCCGACGAGCTCAGCTTCGACGTCGGCGACGTCATCCGCGTCGTCGAGTACGACGACCCCGAGGAACAG GAGGAAGGCTGGCTAATGGGCATCAAAGAGTCGACCAATGAGAAAGGCATGTTCCCCGCGAACTTCACGCGGCCGATATGA
- the Amph gene encoding myc box-dependent-interacting protein 1 isoform X6, whose protein sequence is MAESKGALIAKSVQKHAGRAKEKFLQNLGKVDRTLDDIFEEHLQNFNRQHQQAMRLQKEFNNYIRCIRAVQTASKSLMEAITEVYESGWSGHDLLYVQAQNMEMLWQDFSHKLGDQVLIPLNTYTNQFPEVRKKVEKRGRKLVDYDSQRHSFQNLQANAAKRRDDVKVTKGREQLEEAKRTYEVLNSELHDELPALYDSRVLFYVNNLQTLFSAEQLFHSESSKVFLELEAITDKLATDCQRGGYKKPALNNTAHNNNLPLNGNGGANAVQRATLSGLPAGTLYRVRATYRYTREDSDELSFDVGDVIRVVEYDDPEEQEEGWLMGIKESTNEKGMFPANFTRPI, encoded by the exons TTCCTCCAAAACCTGGGGAAGGTGGACCGCACGCTGGACGACATCTTCGAGGAACACCTACAGAACTTCAACCGGCAGCACCAGCAAGCGATGCGGCTACAGAAAGAGTTCAACAACTACATCAGGTGTATACGAG CTGTCCAGACAGCGTCCAAATCCCTGATGGAGGCGATCACCGAAGTGTACGAGAGCGGGTGGTCGGGCCACGACCTGCTGTATGTGCAGGCGCAGAACATGGAGATGTTGTGGCAGGACTTCTCGCACAAGCTCGGGGACCAGGTGCTGATCCCGCTGAACACCTACACGAACCAGTTCCCGGAGGTCAGG aaaaaagtAGAGAAACGAGGTCGAAAATTGGTGGACTACGACAGCCAAAGGCATAGCTTCCAGAATCTTCAGGCCAACGCGGCCAAAAGACGAGATGACGTCAAG GTGACAAAAGGTCGCGAACAGCTAGAAGAGGCTAAACGCACGTACGAAGTGCTCAACTCGGAACTCCACGACGAGCTGCCCGCGCTCTACGACTCGCGAGTTCTGTTCTACGTCAACAATCTGCAGACTCTGTTCAGCGCTGAACAACTGTTCCACTCTGAGAGCTCCAAG GTGTTCCTGGAGCTGGAGGCGATCACGGACAAGCTGGCGACGGACTGCCAGCGCGGCGGCTACAAGAAGCCCGCGCTCAACAACACGGCGCACAACAACAACCTGCCGCTCAACGGCAACGGCGGCGCCAACGCGGTGCAGC GCGCGACGCTGTCGGGGCTGCCGGCCGGCACGCTGTACCGCGTGCGCGCCACATACCGCTACACGCGCGAGGACTCCGACGAGCTCAGCTTCGACGTCGGCGACGTCATCCGCGTCGTCGAGTACGACGACCCCGAGGAACAG GAGGAAGGCTGGCTAATGGGCATCAAAGAGTCGACCAATGAGAAAGGCATGTTCCCCGCGAACTTCACGCGGCCGATATGA